The Flavobacterium faecale genomic sequence TGTATGAATGCTTGTGGACAACACAATATGTCGGAGATTGGTTTCCAAGGAATGTCAATCAACGCAGGTAAATTGGTTGCTCCAGCATTACAAGTATTATTAGGTGGTGGAATTTTAGGAAACGGTAGTGGTCGTTTCTCTGATAAAGTAATCAAAATCCCAAGTCGTAGAGGCCCAGAAGCGTTGCGTTTAATCTTAAATGATTTCGAAGCTAATGCAAACGGAACTAAATTCTTGGATTATTATGATGCTAAAGGAGAAAAGTATTTTTACGAATTCTTGAAACCATTGGCAGATGTTACCAACCTTGTGGAAGCAGATTTCGTGGACTGGGGTAACGCTGATAACTACGTAAAAGCAGTTGGAGTTGGAGAATGTGCTGGTGTTGTAATTGACTTGGTACAGACTTTATTATTCGAAGCTAAAGATAAAATTACAGCAGCTCAGGAACTTTTCGAAGAGAAAAAATGGTCAGATGCTATTTACTTAGCGTATGCTGGATTTGCAAATGGAGCAAAAGCTTTACTATTAGCTGAAAAGCAAAAAACAAATACACATGCCGGAATCATTGAAGCTTTTGATACTGTTTTTGTAGCCGAAAATAAAATCGAATTGGGAACTACTTTTAGTGAGTTAGTATACCGAATCAACAAAAACGAGCCAACTGAAGCATTCGCGAAAGAATACATTCAAGAATCGATTTCGTTTTTCGAAAAATTAGAAGCTTTCAGAGCAGCAGATTTAGCGAAAGCATAATTATTAAAAAAAGATAAAATGGACACAGCCAATAGCCAACAGCCAATAGCCAATGGCACAAACGAATTGTATCCAATATTTTTAAAGCTTCAAAATCTAAGCGTACTTATTGTAGGTGGAGGAAATGTAGGATTAGAAAAGTTGTCTTTTTTACTCAAGTCAAGTCCAAATGCCAATGTTGAGGTGGTAGCACCGCAGTTTTTGCCAGAGCTTGTTACATTAGCAGAAAAGCACCCATCTGTAAAGTTGACCTATAAAAAATTCAACCGTTGGATGCTCAGAAAACGAAACATGGTCATTGCTTGTACTGATGATTTAAAGGTCAACAAACGAGTATATGATTTGTCTCGAAAAAGATATTTGATTTGCAATATTGCCGATACACCCTATTTATGTGATTACTACCTAGGTGGCATTGTAACTAAAGGGAATGTCAAAATCGCCATATCCACAAACGGAAAATCGCCAACAACGGCAAAACGTTTGAGAGAATTTTTTGAAGAAGTAATTCCGGAAGATATCAATA encodes the following:
- a CDS encoding precorrin-2 dehydrogenase/sirohydrochlorin ferrochelatase family protein, with protein sequence MDTANSQQPIANGTNELYPIFLKLQNLSVLIVGGGNVGLEKLSFLLKSSPNANVEVVAPQFLPELVTLAEKHPSVKLTYKKFNRWMLRKRNMVIACTDDLKVNKRVYDLSRKRYLICNIADTPYLCDYYLGGIVTKGNVKIAISTNGKSPTTAKRLREFFEEVIPEDINKMVENLNEYRKTLKGDFEMKVQKMNEITDSLKNK